TTTAAAAGGAATCCCAGCTTCTTACAGAAAACTTCCTGAAAATCATGTAAACTACTCAAGAATAAAAGCCACTACTTATCAATGCAAACAATGACTATGAATAAGAGCGTTGTTACACAGCATGGCAGAGGTACTGAACACAACTCAGCTGAGTTCCTTCAAGATGGCTTTTAGGATGTGTAGTTTTCTTTCCTTTAAAGTGGATATCAGGCAGTGTGTATTAGCAGGAAATGGAGTGGGATTGAAATATGGCACACAGCACGCTCAGTGGATTGTCTCTGGGCAGCGgggggaacacagtaagaagtttaacaacaccaggttaaagtccaacaggtttatttggtagcaaaagccacacaagcttttggagccttaatgATATTTTCACTCACTATGAAAACCATGGACAGTTTTAAAGATCGCATGAACATTTTATTCACATTAAGTGACTATGCACAACTGAGATGTCCACAATCTCATCATTAAATCATCAAAAGGGTCAGAGTCGCACATTGCAGCTTTCCCTCTCTCAATCCCCGGAAAtccaaagcttgtgtggcttttgctaccaaataaacctgttggactttaacctggtgttgataaacttcttactgtgtttaccccagtccaacgccggcatctccacatcagggaggGGAACTCAGGCTAGTCAGCACCTGTAAGCGCTGACaatttcctgagtctttatcatgcgatcctagaatcagaatttatgtcacactatttgtaactcccacagttgcgtggacctgcagagtttcactggctgtcttgtctggagacaatacacatctttttagcctgtcttgatgctctctccactcccattgttttgtttcttaaagactggattagttgtaagtattcgcattccaaccattattcatgtaaattgagtctgtgtcttataagttctgtttgtgaacagaattcccactcacctgaagaaggggctcagagcctcgaaagcttgtgtggcttttgctaccaaataaacctgttggactttaacctggtgttgttaaacttcttacaatttcTAAAGATCCAGACAagctaaacaggttgggactctttcTGTTGGGTGAGGTGACACTGGTCAAATTATAAAAGGATTTGATAGACGTAGAGAGAATGTAAAACTCGAGACGTTATGCACAAAATAGCCACTaatagtttgttctcactggaacgacacaaggttgaggggtgacctgatagaggtttatgagcggcatggacagagatagtcagatgctctttcctagggcagaaaagtcaagtactaggggacataggtttaaaggtgcgtggggaaaagtttagaggagatgtgtaaggcaatttttatttttacacaatgtctggaacgcgctgcccagggaggtggtgggagcaggtacgatagcggcatttaaggggcatctggacaaatacatgaataggatgggaatggaaggatacagattctgcaagtgcatacagttttagtttaggcaggcatcatgatcggtacaggcttggagggacaaagagcctgttcctgtgcttttctTTGTAATAAATCCAGTTGAGAATCAGGACAATGGAGCCAGCACGTTTGAGTCATAGGGAGTAATTGAGATGAAAAAGGACGAGATTAAAAACACAGCAGCATAGACACCGATAGGAGTAAGGTGGCGGGAGGCCACTGTGACACATTAACATTGAACTACTAGACTACTGTATTCagatggaggctattcagcccatttatGTCAATGCCCTTTTTATCAATTATCCCATTAATTCCcctgttctttctctctcaccaAGTGGATTGTTCACTTCCCATTCCTTGTGGAAAGTTATTCCACCTTCATTTCAAACTGCTGCTGTATCACAACTCTCGGCAGAGAAAAAGGTTCCCTCACCTCTGGCATCTTTACCCATCCTCCCATTACTGATATTTTCACTCACTATGAAAACCATGGACGGTTTTAAAGATCGCAAGAACATTTTATTCACATTAAGTGACTATGCACAACTGAGATGTCCACAATCTCATCATTAAATCATCAAAAGGGTCAGAGTCGCACATTGCAGCTTTCCCTCTCTCATCCCCCGGAAATCCAACCAGCAGCTCCCACTTTAGCATAGACCTATAAAAACAGAACACATTGATTACAACACGGCCTTCAGAAGACGATTCGAAGCAGGAATAGGCTGTGGGGGTTGAGAGTGGGGACCAAATGATCACGAGTAGGCAGTGAAATTGGCTGTTCAGCTGATAGGGAAACAAGAAAGCTGTGGACCTTCGCCCCTCCCGCACACCCCATGCCCCTGATACTCAACCTCTCCCCTGACACTCCCTGCCCCGTCAACCCCCCAATCCTGGCCGCTCttcacccccaacctccccccacccgccaacaCCCCCAACTCCTGGCCGCCCTTcgaccccccgcctcccccggcTGCCCTTcgcccgcaccccccctctcccggccgcccttcggccccccccttcccccggccGCCCTtcggcccccctcctcccccggccgcccttcgcccccccctcccccggccgcccttcgcccccccccccccccctcccccggccgcccttcgcccccccccctcccccggccgccCTTTGCCCCCCCCCACTTACCATGTGACAATTTGCATTGTTTCAATACCTCATTGAAACCATCACAAAGGGTCAGGTCATGCTGGCTCTGGGCACACTCCAGGAATTGCCTCATTTCAAACTGGCACGGCATGTTCTGCTGGCTCTGGGGCTGCGTTTGAGCCGCTGCCAGTGGGGGCTCCTGCAGTGAAAACAGGAAAGCCCATTCAGTCAAGGTCACTTCACGCAGTACACTACAACAAGATGCCAACCTGAGGAGgaagcaggagtgtgatggaatgctccccacttgcctggatgggtgcagctccaacaacacaaggagcttgacaccatccaggacaaagcagcctgtttgattggcaccccttccacaaacacccacttccCGCCAGcatacagtg
Above is a window of Mustelus asterias unplaced genomic scaffold, sMusAst1.hap1.1 HAP1_SCAFFOLD_2746, whole genome shotgun sequence DNA encoding:
- the chchd10 gene encoding coiled-coil-helix-coiled-coil-helix domain-containing protein 10, mitochondrial; the protein is MQPRQPGLMAQMASTAAGVAVGSAVGHVMGSALTGAFSGGSSEPAKADVTYQEPPLAAAQTQPQSQQNMPCQFEMRQFLECAQSQHDLTLCDGFNEVLKQCKLSHGLC